A region of Methyloversatilis discipulorum DNA encodes the following proteins:
- a CDS encoding SDR family oxidoreductase yields MKMTSRPRRATPANWCGARSRLLIVGCGDVARRALPWLARRIRVLALVRSDAAATGLRPLGVRCVRADLDDRRSLRRVAALAGWVWHFAPPPNAGAATDPRSRALVDALARAGRVRRLCYISTSGVYGDCGGALVPESRPLRPASARGKRRVDAERAVRTLARRGVAVSILRAPGIYGPDRLPLERLQRGDPVLRADEDVHTNHIDADDLARLAWAALHRARGGRTFNASDDTRLKMADYFDRVADAFAQPRPPRVTRAEAAQKLSPMTLSFMAESRVLDNCRMKRELRLRLARPDVDAVLAAALNPPSTTS; encoded by the coding sequence ATGAAGATGACGAGCAGACCGCGACGCGCCACCCCTGCAAACTGGTGCGGCGCCCGGTCAAGACTGCTGATTGTAGGCTGTGGCGACGTTGCGCGTCGCGCCCTGCCCTGGCTCGCCCGCCGGATACGCGTGCTGGCGCTGGTGCGCAGCGACGCCGCGGCGACCGGTTTGCGCCCGCTGGGCGTGCGCTGCGTGCGCGCCGACCTTGATGACCGGCGCAGCCTGCGGCGCGTCGCGGCACTCGCCGGCTGGGTGTGGCATTTCGCGCCGCCGCCGAATGCCGGCGCGGCGACCGACCCGCGCAGTCGCGCGCTGGTCGATGCGCTGGCGCGTGCCGGCCGCGTGCGCCGGCTCTGCTACATCAGCACCAGCGGCGTGTACGGCGACTGCGGCGGCGCCCTCGTGCCGGAAAGCCGGCCGTTGCGGCCGGCCAGTGCGCGCGGCAAGCGACGGGTCGATGCCGAGCGCGCCGTGCGCACGCTGGCGCGGCGCGGCGTCGCCGTGTCCATCCTGCGCGCGCCCGGCATCTACGGCCCGGACCGCCTGCCGCTGGAACGCCTGCAGCGCGGCGACCCGGTGCTGCGCGCCGACGAGGACGTGCACACCAATCACATCGATGCCGACGACCTGGCCCGTCTGGCCTGGGCCGCGCTGCATCGCGCGCGCGGCGGCCGCACCTTCAACGCCAGCGACGACACCCGACTGAAGATGGCCGACTATTTCGACCGAGTGGCCGACGCCTTCGCGCAGCCGCGCCCGCCGCGCGTCACGCGTGCCGAGGCGGCGCAGAAGCTGTCGCCGATGACGCTTTCCTTCATGGCTGAGTCGCGCGTGCTCGACAACTGCCGCATGAAGCGCGAACTGCGCCTGCGCCTTGCGCGGCCCGACGTCGATGCCGTGCTCGCCGCCGCAC